From a region of the Candidatus Bathyarchaeota archaeon genome:
- a CDS encoding type II toxin-antitoxin system VapC family toxin: MYLVDANIFLEVLLSRARKEECKKFLRSLRDGKKSGIVTDFTIHSIIVIMSGLNRLNELKTFLLSLLAYKGLHVHYTTLTDEVKATELAIEQNLDMDDAIQYSSALSANAEAIISFDKHFNGLKIPRKEPQPNN; encoded by the coding sequence ATGTATCTAGTTGACGCCAACATCTTTCTAGAAGTCCTCTTATCCAGAGCCAGAAAAGAAGAATGCAAAAAATTCCTAAGATCACTCAGAGATGGAAAAAAAAGCGGCATAGTCACAGATTTCACAATTCACTCAATAATAGTGATTATGAGTGGCCTCAATAGACTGAACGAGCTTAAAACATTCCTCCTAAGCCTCCTAGCTTACAAAGGTCTGCACGTACACTACACAACCCTAACGGACGAAGTAAAAGCTACAGAACTTGCAATCGAGCAAAACCTAGACATGGACGACGCTATCCAATATTCATCAGCTCTCTCAGCAAACGCCGAAGCAATAATATCATTTGACAAACATTTCAACGGACTAAAAATACCGCGAAAGGAACCCCAACCAAACAACTAA
- a CDS encoding nucleotidyltransferase domain-containing protein: MQNQTTKDLDTLFDKENRVLIAYLFGSYAKGTQTTESDVDIAVLLSETPQKMLEYYLHLVNELSRVLGNNVDLIILNTAPPLLKHQTIKHGKLVYCRDEKARIEFEARAQNEYLDFARAIARYNECLIKEVLAQKKA; the protein is encoded by the coding sequence ATGCAAAATCAAACAACCAAGGATCTAGATACTCTTTTTGACAAAGAAAACAGAGTCCTAATTGCCTATTTGTTCGGCTCATACGCGAAGGGCACCCAAACCACCGAAAGCGACGTTGATATAGCAGTCTTACTGTCAGAAACCCCCCAAAAAATGCTTGAATACTACTTACACTTGGTAAATGAACTGTCCCGAGTATTAGGCAATAACGTAGATCTAATAATCCTTAACACGGCTCCTCCTCTGCTTAAGCATCAAACAATAAAACACGGTAAACTAGTTTATTGCAGAGACGAAAAAGCGAGAATAGAGTTCGAGGCAAGAGCTCAAAATGAATATCTAGATTTCGCCAGAGCCATAGCGAGGTATAATGAATGTCTC
- a CDS encoding nucleotidyltransferase domain-containing protein, whose amino-acid sequence MSRLPLWFTLYSKLVEFGLYRDLAFCDVQGVLGLSTGHVKQVIRKLLELKLIVGRSNPLDKRFTLYRVVPLPLWSKYYEMKDGLPERLRDVFPLLFSIKGVHAILLLGSYARKDFDEKSDVDVLVVSDNPERVLDLTYHICLNLPIDLHSCTLDEFRNSLYPLIPHVVLYDDGACGEVDVSRIKVLKLLRDTIEGAQKVLRLYANGMVRFHRVFPVVYELVFIDTLLHGSTEQRKEDVLEKFFVKHTSVGDLRNDLFRLLRMYENLTKGRGREIERLDIKEEMEIYNKIVLEVSKHV is encoded by the coding sequence ATGTCGAGGTTGCCGTTATGGTTCACATTGTACTCAAAGTTGGTAGAGTTTGGTCTTTATAGAGATCTTGCTTTTTGTGACGTTCAAGGGGTTTTGGGGCTGTCTACCGGCCATGTTAAACAGGTTATTAGGAAGTTGTTGGAGTTGAAGTTGATTGTGGGTCGTAGCAATCCTTTGGATAAGCGTTTTACTTTGTATAGGGTTGTTCCTTTGCCTCTTTGGTCGAAGTACTACGAGATGAAAGATGGGCTACCTGAGCGGTTAAGGGATGTTTTTCCCCTTCTTTTTTCCATCAAAGGTGTTCACGCCATTTTGCTGTTGGGCAGTTATGCGAGGAAGGATTTTGATGAGAAGAGCGATGTTGATGTACTTGTTGTCAGCGATAATCCTGAAAGAGTATTAGATTTGACCTATCATATTTGCTTGAATTTGCCGATTGATTTGCATTCATGTACCCTAGATGAATTTAGGAATTCGTTGTACCCGCTGATTCCACATGTTGTCTTGTATGATGACGGTGCCTGTGGGGAAGTAGATGTTTCACGAATTAAGGTGCTGAAGCTTTTACGCGATACCATTGAGGGTGCACAAAAAGTTTTGCGTTTATATGCGAACGGGATGGTTCGGTTCCATCGTGTTTTTCCAGTCGTTTACGAATTAGTTTTCATTGACACCTTGCTTCACGGTTCAACCGAGCAACGTAAAGAAGATGTTTTAGAAAAGTTCTTTGTGAAGCATACCTCGGTCGGAGACTTGAGAAATGACTTGTTTAGGCTTTTGAGAATGTATGAAAACTTGACGAAGGGGAGAGGTCGAGAGATAGAGCGTTTAGATATTAAAGAAGAGATGGAAATTTATAATAAAATTGTTTTAGAAGTGAGCAAACATGTCTGA
- a CDS encoding type II toxin-antitoxin system VapC family toxin, translating to MRYVIDSYAWIEYFMGTEAGKKVKPIIEGLEEKITPTICLAEIYAKTIRVESEELAEKQRTFIKEKSALAPLDEKTAIESAKLDITMKKKIKGWGLADSVVYATGSLKKAEVVTGDKHFKKLKNVIFIK from the coding sequence ATGAGATACGTAATAGACTCTTACGCATGGATAGAATATTTCATGGGAACCGAAGCAGGAAAAAAAGTCAAACCCATAATCGAAGGCTTAGAGGAGAAGATAACACCTACAATCTGTCTGGCTGAAATCTACGCAAAAACAATCAGAGTGGAGAGCGAAGAACTAGCCGAGAAGCAAAGAACCTTCATTAAGGAAAAAAGCGCTCTCGCTCCTTTAGATGAAAAAACCGCCATAGAATCCGCCAAATTAGATATTACCATGAAAAAGAAAATAAAAGGCTGGGGATTGGCTGACTCTGTAGTCTATGCAACCGGATCCTTAAAAAAAGCTGAAGTCGTAACAGGAGACAAACATTTCAAAAAACTAAAGAACGTGATTTTCATCAAGTAA
- a CDS encoding tyrosine-type recombinase/integrase has protein sequence MVKKNVLDRFVKFGGYGIVKRKRTNGKWKNVSVAAKRTGLSRPTIYALLKQYPELPNKTLPKYVEEFRQSEGYRRVKMLYEKTLSRGEWNLTVYDIRKAWKYLNKKDPISWTEEDFRKIWNWNEFFDPLAGGFEVHHGTKFHRLMRAINRHDLLSKFKSKKRPTGSKKQWFLRDEEIIRLIPEIETADTLLFSYAGFVWGTRASAMLHTKVQDINFEDYAIQVYEPKTKQYVSKYPPICLFILLEKYIKDLNLQLNDKLFPNSYGYYNKALKEAGKRAGIRKTVTTHILKHTFISQGHRHGLSRETMVEQTGTEDRTIKLYYLSLEEKKIRHEMQGIEYDSIPFPEWVESLHPHFEQKYEWLNGTL, from the coding sequence GTGGTAAAGAAGAATGTGTTAGACAGGTTTGTTAAATTCGGTGGCTACGGCATAGTCAAGAGAAAGAGAACGAACGGGAAGTGGAAGAACGTTTCAGTGGCTGCAAAGAGAACGGGTCTAAGTAGACCTACCATTTACGCATTATTGAAACAGTATCCAGAGCTTCCAAACAAAACATTGCCCAAATACGTTGAAGAATTCCGTCAATCGGAAGGATATAGACGAGTCAAAATGCTTTATGAAAAGACTCTATCCAGAGGAGAATGGAATCTAACAGTCTATGACATTAGGAAGGCGTGGAAATACCTGAACAAGAAAGATCCTATTTCATGGACGGAAGAGGATTTCAGAAAGATATGGAATTGGAATGAATTTTTTGATCCACTTGCGGGTGGATTCGAAGTACATCACGGAACAAAATTCCACAGACTAATGAGAGCAATCAATAGACACGACCTTCTCAGCAAATTCAAATCTAAGAAAAGACCAACAGGTTCCAAGAAACAATGGTTTTTGCGTGACGAAGAAATTATCAGATTAATCCCAGAGATTGAAACTGCGGATACTTTATTATTTAGTTACGCTGGCTTCGTTTGGGGAACTAGAGCTTCAGCCATGCTTCACACAAAAGTCCAAGACATAAACTTCGAAGACTATGCCATTCAAGTATATGAACCCAAGACCAAGCAATATGTCTCAAAATATCCACCGATTTGTCTCTTCATTCTATTGGAAAAATACATCAAAGATCTTAATCTACAACTGAATGACAAGCTTTTCCCTAACAGTTATGGCTACTACAACAAAGCACTCAAAGAAGCGGGAAAAAGAGCTGGAATAAGGAAAACAGTAACGACACATATTCTCAAACACACTTTCATTTCGCAAGGTCATAGACACGGACTAAGCAGGGAGACAATGGTTGAACAGACTGGAACAGAAGATCGAACAATCAAACTCTACTATCTTTCCTTAGAAGAAAAGAAAATCAGGCATGAAATGCAAGGAATAGAATATGACTCAATTCCTTTCCCTGAATGGGTAGAGAGCCTACATCCACACTTTGAACAAAAATATGAATGGCTAAATGGGACGCTCTAA
- a CDS encoding S8 family serine peptidase, translating to MSLYPFGKLNTKTAFMIPMLLISMFTVISLVTTQTNIGIAPSIAKLSPTILEKITTLGNAPVNVLIETFRRDYSNVINAIDALGGTVGHQFKYVNALSATLPANKIAQLASNNDIVKIYLDVERNVASSSDESLMTPTGVGDLDSLLAEPTMLATEGYEMISSTPEELIASDPSNYWNPWGMGAATSHVWEETNWGMDSLTVIIDTGIWTGHWMFWGTDVIGGAEMSYDAGDPMYGGYDNPNNHWHGAHVAGILASTGGIIVPPGDLLAASIELYSGMTLPTLPDGSKIIWLLGMAPASSLYIVKVFDHTGGGIPESMVIAGMEYALDLKLVEGVDVDIISMSLGGATLYDGRDVEDQLVDTITANGITLVTSCGNDGPASMTVGSPGSANTAIAVAAAANPVNTRVYWDYAYNSYGIGYYLFTSDDPQIYAYSSRGPTSDGRLKPTISATGMMVLSADIEGGTYGMAFASGTSMACPAVSGGIALLNAFSEMHELGASPEDYRQAITKGPIWLDGYTEYDQGAGYLYVEDALTKLEKDKSYGDVTRPLQKKARLMDMTNIPIVGEGVYETSIENLAPGLNKEFIFEITEATDSIRLDLTNVWLNPDEDLGLNSFEVYIQSAKRTTYGYYIDSANVWGDASFHITDDETTWSGPVTGVYTHGYTRVIEPGYMKIVIENDFTSYEVVSCDIKITVTAAEAPSPDVTISGRLAQGEWTGWMPISVPEGTEKVIIELWWINDWTKYPTSDLDMIIYWDMGYNVAGATLSSPERVVLENPTMLYLYVEAYLIFVRAERFEVRIFFT from the coding sequence ATGTCATTATATCCATTTGGGAAATTGAACACCAAAACTGCTTTCATGATACCAATGCTACTGATTTCAATGTTCACCGTAATCTCGCTTGTAACCACCCAAACAAATATTGGAATTGCCCCAAGCATCGCGAAGCTATCACCAACCATCCTGGAAAAGATAACAACACTGGGAAACGCCCCAGTTAACGTTCTGATTGAAACGTTTCGAAGAGACTACTCCAACGTAATTAACGCCATCGATGCTCTAGGCGGAACCGTTGGACACCAATTTAAATATGTTAATGCCTTGTCCGCAACCCTTCCGGCAAACAAGATAGCTCAATTAGCTAGCAACAATGACATCGTAAAGATATACTTGGATGTAGAACGCAATGTAGCGAGCAGTTCTGACGAATCTCTCATGACACCTACAGGTGTCGGTGACCTAGATTCATTACTCGCAGAACCTACGATGCTGGCGACCGAGGGATACGAGATGATCTCTTCTACTCCAGAAGAGCTTATTGCTTCAGATCCTTCCAACTACTGGAATCCGTGGGGAATGGGCGCGGCAACCAGCCACGTTTGGGAAGAGACAAACTGGGGAATGGATTCGCTCACAGTGATCATTGACACAGGTATATGGACTGGTCATTGGATGTTCTGGGGAACAGACGTAATCGGCGGAGCCGAGATGAGCTATGACGCTGGCGACCCTATGTACGGAGGATATGATAACCCGAACAACCACTGGCACGGGGCTCACGTGGCAGGCATCCTCGCGAGCACAGGTGGAATAATCGTTCCACCCGGCGATCTGCTTGCGGCCAGCATCGAGTTGTACTCAGGCATGACTCTACCGACCTTACCTGACGGATCGAAGATCATTTGGCTCTTGGGAATGGCTCCCGCGTCGAGCCTCTATATAGTCAAGGTCTTCGACCACACTGGCGGAGGCATCCCTGAGTCCATGGTTATTGCGGGAATGGAGTATGCCCTTGACCTAAAGCTTGTTGAAGGAGTTGACGTAGACATAATTAGCATGAGCCTTGGAGGTGCAACCCTTTACGATGGAAGAGATGTCGAAGACCAGCTTGTTGACACCATAACTGCAAACGGAATTACCCTTGTGACTTCATGCGGTAACGATGGACCAGCATCAATGACAGTAGGTTCTCCCGGTTCTGCCAATACGGCGATTGCTGTAGCAGCCGCTGCAAACCCTGTGAACACACGGGTTTACTGGGACTATGCTTACAATTCGTATGGCATAGGGTACTATCTCTTCACGAGTGATGACCCTCAAATCTACGCCTACAGCAGTCGTGGACCAACATCCGATGGCCGGCTGAAGCCAACAATATCAGCAACAGGAATGATGGTACTCTCTGCTGACATTGAAGGAGGCACATACGGGATGGCTTTCGCTTCTGGAACGTCAATGGCATGTCCAGCCGTTTCTGGAGGCATCGCCTTACTTAACGCCTTCTCAGAAATGCATGAGTTAGGGGCGAGTCCTGAAGACTATAGACAGGCAATCACGAAGGGACCAATATGGTTAGATGGATACACCGAGTATGACCAGGGTGCCGGTTACCTATATGTCGAGGACGCACTTACGAAACTAGAAAAGGACAAGTCCTACGGAGATGTAACTCGTCCGCTACAAAAGAAAGCTAGGCTCATGGACATGACCAATATCCCCATAGTTGGAGAAGGCGTGTATGAGACCTCTATCGAAAACCTTGCTCCAGGACTCAACAAGGAATTCATCTTCGAAATCACCGAAGCCACAGACTCCATTAGGCTTGACCTTACCAACGTTTGGTTAAATCCCGATGAAGACTTGGGGCTTAACAGCTTCGAGGTTTACATCCAAAGCGCCAAACGAACAACGTATGGTTACTACATAGACAGTGCTAACGTTTGGGGCGACGCATCCTTCCACATCACAGACGACGAAACCACATGGTCAGGACCAGTAACAGGCGTCTACACGCATGGATATACCCGAGTCATCGAACCCGGATACATGAAGATCGTGATAGAAAACGACTTTACAAGCTACGAGGTAGTCTCCTGCGACATAAAGATCACAGTCACCGCAGCAGAAGCACCATCCCCCGACGTTACGATAAGCGGAAGACTGGCACAAGGTGAGTGGACCGGCTGGATGCCGATCAGCGTTCCTGAGGGCACTGAGAAAGTAATCATCGAACTCTGGTGGATCAACGACTGGACAAAGTATCCAACCTCTGATCTTGACATGATCATATACTGGGACATGGGATACAACGTTGCCGGCGCAACATTGAGTTCGCCTGAAAGGGTGGTCCTAGAGAATCCGACAATGCTCTACTTGTACGTCGAGGCATACCTGATATTCGTAAGAGCCGAACGCTTTGAAGTGAGAATATTCTTCACATAA
- a CDS encoding S8 family serine peptidase produces the protein MKKIIASGLMLTLLLIGMFALAFNVSPITAKTGVDDLELKAKRNSEVFSSESPRWNFDEIDKWSDFAIVGDDSVEVIVGVYDDKPFSYGGLMGLIARYGGELDDTVSMGDRLRAVVIDVPLGTVSSFVADIRSRGFSRYVEPNMRFQISEVPNDPSWSAQWGPTKIEADYAWNTTIGDSSVVVAVLDTGVDWDHPDLAANIWNNTGEVVDGIDNDGNGFVDDIRGWDFVDTTTSVATGEDGIVRDNDPMDRHGHGTHCSGIVAAVTNNSLGIAGVCWNCKIMPVRMSFKTPSGGGSVEADDASKAIIYAADNGADIISMSWSFPSSSYLLHDAITYAYDSDVLLVAAAGNEDSSLKRYPAAYDEVIAVTGTDSNDDSYSETTFGYWVELAAPGVNIYSTVNDDSYAYMTGTSMSAPHVAGVAALVLSVCGRADMVRQILRETADDLGDPGFDNYYGYGRINAQQAVEFPDHDLVVTLETPYCSETGGSSLLNATVRNFGLNSEVDAELQLLVNDTIVDSTTIPELLTGESYAINYLWTPTVEGWYNVTAYAPPVSGEISTENNVEAASVLVDVLNILIVNDDDGGGLISGTSLPQFESALTDADYDYVVWNESSKGDPRLHFLTQFELVIWTCGDYWNGAVDPSDATILEYYLAQGGNLLLEGASIAYDHGDDDFMVNVAHAINQTEIEAGGLTVTDPDHPVTSGLPTSFTWSTDPPFVDNVSPTNEGAEVIQYTGTSGTAVTVFDGVNGRSVVYCAFPLYFLKPQERQILIINSVEWLLTPPAFDFGTSGSPVESEYTQVTETTFYSASLGYGWSSTTGLTSRDRGAPDNLRRDLVQSIDDNTFNVDLANDDYQVNVTIGDQSYGHDLIDVTAEGILKIDDLTVSAGSFQEIIFWVTVADEQLNLGIHDDGGGDGNWVLTALTIELGTPPTPPTEASIDFGTSGSPVESEYTQVTETTFYSASLGYGWSSTTGLTSRDRGAPDNNLKRDLVQSQTQNTFNVDLANDVYTVIVIMGDQYYTHDLIDIYVEDTLRVNDQTTAAGIFVTTTFFTVTVTDGQLNLRIQDDGGTDPNWVINSLTVEPASPPP, from the coding sequence TTGAAAAAAATAATAGCGTCAGGATTAATGCTGACCTTGCTGTTAATAGGCATGTTTGCGCTGGCGTTCAATGTATCGCCGATAACAGCGAAAACTGGTGTTGATGATCTTGAACTCAAAGCTAAAAGGAATTCTGAGGTTTTTTCTTCTGAGTCGCCTAGGTGGAACTTCGATGAGATTGATAAATGGTCCGACTTTGCAATTGTTGGCGATGACTCTGTTGAGGTGATAGTCGGTGTATATGATGATAAGCCATTCAGCTACGGGGGATTAATGGGGCTTATCGCTCGATACGGGGGGGAGTTAGATGACACCGTCTCGATGGGAGATAGACTCCGGGCAGTCGTCATTGATGTTCCTCTGGGCACCGTATCCTCCTTCGTGGCAGATATTCGGAGTCGCGGTTTTTCAAGGTACGTAGAGCCTAATATGAGGTTTCAAATTTCTGAGGTCCCAAATGATCCTTCTTGGAGCGCGCAGTGGGGTCCAACTAAAATAGAAGCGGATTATGCTTGGAACACTACGATAGGTGACTCATCGGTTGTAGTTGCCGTCCTCGATACTGGTGTCGATTGGGATCATCCTGACCTTGCCGCTAATATCTGGAACAACACCGGTGAAGTTGTTGATGGAATAGATAACGATGGCAACGGTTTTGTTGATGATATAAGAGGCTGGGATTTTGTTGACACAACTACGTCTGTTGCGACTGGAGAAGATGGGATTGTAAGGGATAACGATCCCATGGACCGTCACGGTCATGGCACTCACTGCTCAGGCATCGTAGCGGCTGTCACTAATAACAGTTTAGGCATTGCTGGCGTGTGTTGGAACTGTAAGATTATGCCAGTTAGAATGAGCTTCAAAACTCCAAGTGGGGGGGGATCTGTAGAGGCAGATGATGCTTCTAAAGCAATAATCTACGCTGCGGACAATGGTGCTGACATAATAAGCATGAGCTGGAGTTTCCCTTCAAGTAGCTACCTACTACATGATGCAATAACATATGCTTATGACTCTGATGTATTACTGGTTGCGGCGGCTGGAAATGAAGACTCGAGCCTTAAGCGTTATCCTGCTGCTTATGACGAAGTTATTGCAGTCACTGGGACAGACTCGAACGACGATTCATACTCGGAGACTACCTTCGGATACTGGGTCGAGTTAGCTGCTCCAGGCGTGAACATCTACTCGACAGTAAATGATGATTCTTACGCCTACATGACCGGCACATCCATGTCTGCGCCTCATGTTGCGGGTGTGGCCGCACTGGTTTTAAGTGTGTGCGGGCGCGCGGACATGGTGCGTCAAATATTGCGTGAAACAGCGGATGACTTGGGTGATCCTGGCTTCGACAACTATTACGGATACGGAAGAATCAACGCCCAACAAGCAGTTGAATTCCCCGATCATGACCTCGTTGTGACTTTGGAGACCCCTTATTGTAGTGAGACGGGCGGCTCCAGTCTGTTAAATGCAACTGTTCGAAACTTTGGGTTAAATAGCGAGGTAGATGCGGAACTGCAACTTTTGGTCAATGACACCATAGTTGACTCCACAACCATTCCTGAACTGCTAACTGGAGAATCTTATGCAATCAACTATTTGTGGACTCCAACGGTGGAGGGTTGGTACAATGTGACGGCTTATGCGCCGCCCGTATCGGGCGAGATCAGCACCGAGAATAATGTAGAAGCGGCAAGCGTTCTTGTTGACGTCCTTAACATTCTTATCGTGAATGACGATGATGGGGGTGGTTTGATCAGTGGAACGAGTCTGCCACAGTTCGAGTCTGCTCTGACGGATGCGGACTACGACTATGTGGTTTGGAACGAATCATCCAAGGGCGATCCGCGCTTGCACTTTTTAACTCAATTCGAGCTTGTCATCTGGACTTGTGGCGACTACTGGAATGGAGCTGTTGACCCATCTGACGCGACAATATTAGAGTATTATCTTGCTCAGGGCGGAAACCTCCTCCTCGAAGGCGCGTCCATCGCCTATGACCATGGTGATGACGATTTTATGGTGAATGTAGCGCACGCAATCAATCAAACAGAGATTGAGGCTGGGGGTTTGACTGTGACGGATCCTGACCATCCTGTCACGTCAGGTTTGCCAACAAGCTTCACCTGGTCGACGGACCCACCATTTGTTGATAATGTTTCTCCGACGAACGAAGGAGCCGAAGTTATCCAGTACACAGGAACAAGCGGGACTGCCGTCACAGTATTTGATGGAGTGAATGGGAGGTCTGTTGTATACTGCGCCTTTCCACTTTACTTTCTAAAGCCGCAAGAAAGACAGATTTTGATAATCAACTCCGTAGAATGGCTACTTACACCGCCTGCGTTTGATTTTGGCACATCAGGCTCACCAGTAGAATCAGAATACACACAAGTCACCGAAACTACCTTTTATTCGGCAAGCCTAGGCTATGGCTGGAGCAGCACAACTGGTCTGACGTCTCGCGATAGGGGTGCTCCAGACAACTTAAGGAGAGATCTGGTTCAAAGCATAGATGATAACACGTTCAACGTTGACCTTGCAAACGATGACTATCAAGTAAACGTCACAATAGGCGACCAGAGTTATGGACACGACCTAATCGACGTTACCGCTGAGGGCATCCTCAAAATAGACGACCTAACCGTTTCAGCCGGCTCGTTCCAAGAGATAATCTTCTGGGTGACGGTGGCGGACGAACAACTAAACTTGGGAATCCACGACGACGGAGGAGGCGACGGAAACTGGGTACTAACCGCACTAACAATAGAACTAGGCACACCTCCAACTCCGCCCACTGAAGCATCAATTGACTTTGGCACATCAGGCTCACCAGTAGAATCAGAATACACACAAGTCACCGAAACTACCTTTTATTCGGCAAGCCTAGGCTATGGCTGGAGCAGCACAACTGGTCTGACGTCTCGCGATAGGGGTGCTCCAGACAACAACCTAAAAAGAGACCTAGTCCAAAGCCAAACACAAAACACGTTCAACGTTGATCTTGCAAACGACGTCTATACGGTAATTGTCATAATGGGTGACCAGTACTACACACACGACCTAATCGACATTTACGTCGAAGACACACTCAGAGTCAACGACCAAACCACCGCAGCAGGCATATTCGTGACAACAACGTTTTTTACAGTGACAGTAACAGACGGACAACTAAACCTAAGAATCCAAGACGACGGAGGAACAGACCCCAACTGGGTAATAAACTCGTTGACAGTAGAACCAGCTTCTCCACCACCATAA